GTAATATCGCCGCGTAGATAATCACTGCTATCTTTTATGATTTCTACGGGAGATGGGTTTTCTGCTAGCGCGTCAGGTTGTTTAGGGGAAGGGAGTTTAATAGACATCGCGTTGGTACCTTCCCGATTCGCGTAGGTGTGCTAAATAATCACTGCCTGATATACCGCCGTGTTCTTCAATAACGTCTGTCAGCACTTGGTGGACATCCTTCGCCATTGGTGAGTCGCTGCCACAAATATAAACGTAAGCGCCACTTTTCAACCATTTCCAAAATTCTTCGCCTTGCTCGCGTATTTTGTCTTGCACATACGTTTTATGGGAGTTGTCGCGCGAGAAAGCGGCGCTCAATTTGTTGAGTGCTCCATTTTTTATTTTTTCCTGCCATTCGGTTTGGTAATAAAAATCTTCGCGGCGGCGGCGTTCACCAAAAAATAGCCAATTTTTACCTTTAGCACAGCGTTCTTCACGTTCTTCCATAAAGGAACGAAAAGGCGCCACGCCGGTGCCAGCGCTAATCATAATAAGTGGTGTGTTGTCATTGGCTGGCAAGCGAAAATTATCGTTTTTTTGTATGAATACTTGAGCAGTATCTCCAGGTGTTAGGCGTATCAGGTGGTCAGAACATACCCCAGTGCGCGAGCTGTCATCAAAACCGCTATAACGCTCCTGTGCAATTAATATATGTGCTTCGTTTTCTCGGGCGAACAGAGAGGAAGCCAGCGAATACAGTCGTGGGGTTAAGCGTCTTAGGCAACCTAATACCTTTGTGCCGTCATCGGTGGAAGGTGGAAAATCAGTCAACACATCCAGTAGATATCGGCCTTTTAAATATCGCAGTGCCGCCGTGCGATCATTCACTAGTGTTGCTAAGGTATCTCCTCCGACAATAGTATGATAGTTTGCCAATACAGCTGGAGTCAAAAAAGTGATTTCTAGCCGTTGTTGTAGCCATTGGGCAGCGGTAGCCTTTTCATCTTCCAGTATAACGACAGCGTCCCAATTTAATTTCAATGTGGCAGCGGTCTGTTCGGCCAATGCTTGCGGATTTCGTGGCCACACTCCCAAGCAATCTCCAGGAGTGAAGCGAAGTTCCGATCCTTCTAGGGAAAATTCTAAATGACGTGTCTGGCGTGACGGTGATGTGAGCAGGATATTTTCCAATAAAGGTGAGGAAAATGGATGCTGCCTATCATAGGCAGATACGGGAGCAATGATGCATTGTGACTGCTCTAAAGTAAGTACATCAGCACTGCTGTTTGGTAGTGCGGTTGGTGTCGTTGTTTGGATAAGTGCTTCTGTAATTTCTTTTTTCCATAAGGTTGCCTCACGTTCGAAGTCCGCATCACATTCCACACGCTTGGTCAGTGGTGAAGCTCCTAGTGCAGAGAGGCGAGCGTCGATATCACGACCAGTTTGGCAGAAAAACTCATAACTGCTATCGCCTAGTGCTAGCACTGAGTAACGCAAATCAGGAAGCTCAGGAGCGCGCGCGCTATGCAAAAAGGTATAGAAAGCGGTTGCCGCGTCCGGTGGTTCTCCTTCACCGTGCGTGCTGATAACGACCAATAAAAATCGTTCTTTTTTGAGGCGTGCAGTTTTGTAATCTATTGAAGAAAAGGCTATTGCTTTTAAGCCACGGGCGTTGATAGTGGTCACCAGTTCGTCAGCTATTGTTTTGCCATTTCCGCTTTGGGAGCCGTAGAGCACGGTTACCACTGGCGTGTCGGCAGTCTGTGTTGTCGTGACGTCTGGTGTGATCAGCGTCGTGCTGGAGTGTTTATGGATGCCAGCCAAATAGCCGCTTAACCATGCTAGCTGGTCAGAATTAAGCTGGCCAGTGAGGTGTTCAACCGTTTGCAAATGTTTTGAAGATAGCATGATTATTTCTGTAAGCAAAAGAGGAGGGAAGATGGGAATTATTTTCTGATGCTTGATGTAAGGCGACTACGTCACCAATGATAATTAGCGTCGGTGATGTCAATAGTGCATGTGTACGCTGGTTAATATTGTCTAATTTCCCTGTGATAATTCTTTGTGCTGGTGTGGAACCGGCGCAAATGACCGCAACTGGCGTATTCGGTGAGCGGCCACTATGGATTAATTTTTTCGCTATCGATGCCAAGTTAGTGCCGCTCATATAAAACACTAAGGTGCAATTTTTATCTTCGGCCAGACGTTGCCAATGGGCGCTATCATCCATGCCGCGCTGATAGGCGGTGGCAAAACGAACTCCGTGTGCGCACTGCCGGTGTGTCAGCGGAATGCCGGCGGCGGCGGCGCAGCCGCTGGCCGCAGTAATTCCTGCTACTACTTCTACCTCAATGCCGGCAGCGTGCAACGCTAGTAGTTCTTCGCCTCCTCGGCCAAAAATAAACGGATCTCCGCCTTTAAGACGGGCTACACATTGCCCGTGTTGTGCATAGTGATTGAGCAGCGTATTAATTTCCTCTTGCGTTGAAGTGCAATAGTTACGTTGTTTGCCAACAAATATTTTTTTTGCGTCGCGTCGTGCTAAATCTAATATTGCTGGTGATACCAACCGATCATAGATAACCACATCAGCTTGCTGTAGCAAGCGGTGGGCACGAAAAGTCAGCAAATCCGGATCTCCTGGGCCGGCGCCGATAAGGTACACTGTGCCTTTGGAAACATGCCGGCGAGAGAAATGCTCTAACTCTTTCTGTAGTTGTTTTTCCCCGTCTGTCTCATTGCCAGTGAGTATTGCTTCCGCCGCTGTGCCGTCTAGAAATTTTTCCCAAAATAATCGCCGGCGTGTGGCGGGTAAAGCTACTTTAACGGTATCGCGAAAACGGCGACAAAATATTGCTAATCGTCCAATATTTGCGGGTAGCATTTCTTCTATACGCGCACGTATCCGTCGTGCTAGAACAGGAGAGGCTCCCGATGAGGACACGGCCACCGTTAACGGCGAGCGGTCAATAATAGCGGGGAAAATGAAATCGCATAATGCAGGGTTATCTACTACGTTAACTGGTATACGTTGTGCCCTTGCATCAGAAAATACCTGTTGGTTGAGTGCTTCATCATCGGTAGCTGATATCACAATAGAGCAATCTTTCATGTCTGTCGCTACATATTGACGTTGACATGTGCTCCCGCCTGCTGCGTGTACGGCTTCAGTTAACTTCGGAATGATTGTCGGTGCCACAACAAAAGGTTGCGCACCTGCCTGAATGAGTAACTCAGATTTTCTTGCGGCAACCTCGCCTCCTCCGACAATGAGCGTACGGCGACCATTCATGTCAAAGAAAAACGGAAAATATTTCATAATTTAATAGATTATAAATGAATATAAATGAATGTTTATATATTAAATTTTTATTTGCCTAAGGTGACTACTTTATAATTTGGCATGCCTCGATTTTCCCTAATTGTTATCGGTTTTGCCTTACTAGCGCTATATGTTTTTACTGCTGCGCCGAGTATCGGGTTTGAAGATTCGGTTTTCCTGACCTTAAGTTGTCTCAATGCAGACATCGCGCATGCACCGGGGTACCCTCTTTATGCTCTCGCTTGTTATCCTTTCGCTAACATCCCTGGTATAGATCCTGCGATAGGCGCAATGCTGTTTTCGGCGCTATGTGCCGCAATGGCGTGCGTGGTATTGGCCTTGATTATTTACCAGCTATCTGGCTGTATTATTGTTGCTTGGGGTGGTGCGGTGTTGTATGGGGTGTCGGCGACGTTTTGGTCACAGGGGAATATTCAAGAAGTTTATGCACTGAATGCTTTGCTATTTTTGACTGCGTTTTATCTTGCGTTGCGGCTGCGTGACGTTCCACAATCGCCAAAATTAATGGTGGCTTTGTTTTTTGTTTGTGCGTTAGGGTTGTCTAACCATTGGCCGCTATTTGTGCTGGCAGGGGTAGCGTTACCGCTCGTGCTGTGGTCGGTTCGCAAGTCGGCGTGGCGCGTGCTGTGCCATCCGCAAACACTAGCAGCTACTGTTACTGCAATAGCATTAGGATTGCTACCTTATGCGTATCTTGTCTGGCGCGCACACCATCCAGTAGCATATTTGGGAGTGCCCTTTGCACCTAATGATTGGGAATCATTTTGGCAAATCGTGTCGCGGCAAGTGCACTTTGCCAGTGATAAACACGGCGGTGCAGGAGTGGCGGACAAAATCGCTTTTTTACAATTTGTTGGGCATCGCGTATTGTGGGGAGAAATTGGCGTGTTGGGTGGTATTTTGGCGGTTATCGGTTTTTTAAGGCAGTGGAGGTTATTGTCGTTGTCGCTGGCAACAGCACTAACAGTGATGTTTCTCACCGGAACAGTAATATTAATATGGCGGTTGGATGTATTGTACGATGCCTTGCAAGAGCAAATTTTTTCAGTCTATCCCTTGCTACCGTATGCTGTTGTTTGCGTGTGGTCAGCGTTAGCGTTTGCGGGTCGACGGTATTATCAATTTGCGCCGGTGATTTGTGCGGTGCTGGCGTTGGGGTTGAATTTTTCCGCCAATGATCGGCGGCAACATACGCTAGCTGAGGATGGTATTCGTGCTTTTTTTGATGTTTTGCCTGCTGGTGGATGGATACCTTATCCATCCCAATTCAAGTTTGCCAAGTACCTGCAAATTACCGAAAATATTCGCCCTGATGTAGCCGTGTTACCAGCACCAAATCCTTATGTGTTTGAAGTTTACTATGCCGGTCCACGTCTATACGCACCAAACACATTGGCATATGAAAATGAGGTGCGCGCTGTCAATGTTTATGCCCGCCACAATGCCTTATGCTACAACGTGTTTGTGTTGTTTGATGCCTCTTGGCAGTCAGATGAGCATTTGCTGTTTTCCTGCCTGAGCGAAAAAAGACGGGTGGTGAACCATCCTGCAGTGGTAGTGTGGTTGCGTAGGTTAATAAATAGTGATTATCCATTAAATGATCAGCGTGCCCGCGAATTTACTGGCAAAGCGATTGAAGACGCTACCCGTACTATGCTTCAATTGAGAGCACGTCTGCAGTTACCCGAACAATGGAGGGAACTGCTAAGTGAAACGCGCCAAACGCCGCATGGTTTATTAGCAGAAGTGGAATTTTTGCGTGATAAGACGGATTTACTTATCAGCCGTCGTCGTGTTGATGAAATGGCGACACTAGCAGCCAGTGGGATGTTAAGTCGCCGCAATCAGGCGCGGTTGTTGTCTGCTTTAGGTGACTTGTATGCTGCTGTTAGCCCACGTAATGAAGACCTGCTGTCCACTGCCATCAAACATCACGCTGCAGCTGCTGCATTGTTGCCTGATGCACAAAGTGCTGTTGTACAGCGAGCGCTAAGTTTTTATCGGGAAGAGAAATTGTTTGCCGAAGAGCAACAACTTATTGCTAGGTACGGCACCGCTTTGTTTGAGCATGTCCAAAATTAGCTAAAAAATAACTAATGCCAATTTTATATTGCGCCGCAAGATTAATGTTTTTATTAAATTCAGTTTATAAATAAAAACGGCGTAAAAAGTAAAAAAGGGCGCTTTTTCTTGATTTTCCTTCCTTTTTCTTGTATATTGCACTGCAATAATTTTGTTTTTTATTTATCTAGAAAGTAAAACCATGCAACAAGCAGTTGAAAAATTACAACAAGAGTGGCGCGAAAACCCCCGCTGGCAAAATATTGAACGCCCCTACTCGGCAGAAGACGTGTTGCGCCTGCGTGGTAGCGTTATGGTGGAGCACACGCTGGCGCGGCTGGGTGCGGAAAAACTCTGGCAACGCGTTAACGAGGGCGGTGACTCTTACGTCAACTCGTTGGGGGCATTAACCGGCAATCAAGCAATGCAACAGGCACGTGCAGGGTTACGGGCGGTTTATTTATCCGGCTGGCAAGTGGCGGCAGATGCCAACAATGCCGGACAGATGTATCCCGATCAATCGTTGTACCCAGCTGATAGTGTGCCTTCAGTGGTGCGACGCATCAATAACTGCCTATTACGCGCTGATCAAATTGATGTTTCAGAAGGCAACGCCGACAAAACTGACTGGCTGTTGCCAATTGTCGCCGACGCCGAAGCGGGCTTTGGTGGCGTGCTTAACGCTTATGAGCTGATGTCAGCAATGATTGACGCTGGAGCTTCTGGAGTACATTTTGAAGATCAATTAGCGTCGGCCAAAAAATGCGGTCATATGGGCGGCAAAGTCTTGGTACCAACACAGGAGGCGGTGTCCAAGCTGATTGCAGCGCGGCTGGCGGCTGATGTCGCTGGTGTTCCCACGTTGCTATTTGCCCGAACCGACGCCGAAGCGGCACAATTGATTACTGCCGATTGCGATCCTGCTGATGAGCCTTTCATTAATCGCGAGAAAGCGCGTAGTAGCGAGGGCTTTTATCAACTGCGTAATGGGTTGGATGCCGCCATTGCTCGGGCGCTTTCTTATGCACCATATGCTGACCTTCTGTGGTGTGAAACAGCAACGCCTAATTTGGCCGATGCACAACGTTTTGCCGACGCGGTACATGATAAATTCCCCAGAAAATTATTGGCTTACAACTGTTCGCCGTCGTTTAATTGGCGTAAAAATTTGAACGATACTGATATCGCACGCTTTCAGCGCGAACTCGGCAAGATGGGTTACAAATTTCAGTTCATCACATTGGCAGGCTTTCACGCCCTCAATTACGGCATGTTTGATTTGGCTGACAACTATCGTGCGAACGGCATGACTGCTTTTGTTGCCTTACAAGAAAAAGAGTTTGCCGCCCAAGCACGAGGATTTACCGCAGTTAAACATCAACGTGAAGTTGGTGCTGGTTATTTTGATACGGTAACGCAGATTGTTGCTGGTGGTCGGTCATCGCTCACAGCAATGTCTGGCTCAACCGAAAGCGCGCAGTTCGAGGAAAAATCTGCCAAGTAAGCAATCAGCTAAATACAAGCGACGGGTAATTATTTGCCCGTCCGCTTTTTATTTTTACTTATTAATACAGGGTAAAAATTTTCTTGACGGCTGGCGTGTGAGCAATGCGCCTCGTATCGTTGTCGCCGTTTAGGCTTGGTTAATCCGATAGCCGTGCAATTCTCGGGCAAACGTCTGTAGTGCCGCGATGCCGCTTTTTTCGGCATTGGCACACCATTCACGCAGACTCGTCATCATTTGTTCTGCGGTCAGACTGCGGTCTTCCCACAGCATGGTGAGCTCTTTGCGCATAGATGCTACTTTTTGCATGACGGCACTTTTTTCTAGTAATGTTGCAATTGCTTTTTTGTCTACCTGTGTTAGCCGACTTTCCATGCCGTGCAGCCAGTCATTAAGTGCCTTGCTGCTGGGGAGGTTTTTGCTGGCGACCTTGTTGCGCAATACCGCTAGCTCGTGGTGACAGGTTTTTTTCATGATGTGTGAAAAACGCATCACTACTTCTAAGCGATTGGCGATGACAGCTTGCAAGGTATCCAAATCGCAAGTGGCGCGGCTGTCAGACGACAATAGTTTAGGTGCTACGCGCTTAACTCTGGCTAGTCCCATTTTTTCTAGTAGGCGAATATACAGCCAGCCGACGTCAAATTCGTACCAACGGTTGGACAGCTTAGCCGATGTAGGAAACGCATGGTGGTTATTGTGCAATTCTTCGCCACCGATAAACACTCCCAGTGGCACGATGTTGCGGCTTTCATCCTGAGGCTGAAAATTCCGATATCCCCAATAGTGACCGATGCCATTAATCACACCCGCTGCCCAAAACGGTATCCATATCATTTGTATTCCCCACATAATCAAGCCGGCAGGCAAGCCAAACATCAGTAGATTGAAAGCCAGCATAGAAATTACGCCAGTTTTTGGAAAGTGCGAGTATACATTGTGTTCTATCCAGTCATCGGGAGTGCCATAGCCGTAGCGTGTGATGGTATCGGCATTATTTTTTTCGCGTACATAGCACAGCACACCACCAAACAACACACTCCAGATTCCTAACACTTGCGGGCTATGAGGGTCATCTTCGGTTTCCACTTTGGCGTGGTGCTTACGATGAATTGCCGTCCACTGGCGGGTAATAGTGCCCGTAGTCAGCCACAGCCAAAAACGAAAAAAATGCGCCACGATAGGATGCAAAGTAAGTGAACGATGTGCTTGGCAGCGGTGTAAAAATATTGTCACCGAGGCAATGGTGATGTGTGTCATGCCAAGAACAATGAGAACTAATATGCCCCACGAAAAATCGGTTAATCCATTGAAATAATCAAACATATAAACTCCTGTTGCGGCGATAATCGCCGTCGGTATGTGGTGTGTGTTGCATTAAACTTTAGAACGGTACGTCATCCATGTCGTCAAAATTATCTTTTGTACTTGGCCGACTGCTTTGATGGTTACCACCACCGCCATAGTTATTGCCGCCGCTTTCACTGCGTGAATTGAGAAAAGTAAAATCGCGCCCGCGAATTTCGGTGGAATAGCGGTCATTGCCTTCGCGGTCTTGCCATTT
This genomic interval from Candidatus Persebacteraceae bacterium Df01 contains the following:
- a CDS encoding flavodoxin domain-containing protein → MLSSKHLQTVEHLTGQLNSDQLAWLSGYLAGIHKHSSTTLITPDVTTTQTADTPVVTVLYGSQSGNGKTIADELVTTINARGLKAIAFSSIDYKTARLKKERFLLVVISTHGEGEPPDAATAFYTFLHSARAPELPDLRYSVLALGDSSYEFFCQTGRDIDARLSALGASPLTKRVECDADFEREATLWKKEITEALIQTTTPTALPNSSADVLTLEQSQCIIAPVSAYDRQHPFSSPLLENILLTSPSRQTRHLEFSLEGSELRFTPGDCLGVWPRNPQALAEQTAATLKLNWDAVVILEDEKATAAQWLQQRLEITFLTPAVLANYHTIVGGDTLATLVNDRTAALRYLKGRYLLDVLTDFPPSTDDGTKVLGCLRRLTPRLYSLASSLFARENEAHILIAQERYSGFDDSSRTGVCSDHLIRLTPGDTAQVFIQKNDNFRLPANDNTPLIMISAGTGVAPFRSFMEEREERCAKGKNWLFFGERRRREDFYYQTEWQEKIKNGALNKLSAAFSRDNSHKTYVQDKIREQGEEFWKWLKSGAYVYICGSDSPMAKDVHQVLTDVIEEHGGISGSDYLAHLRESGRYQRDVY
- the cysG gene encoding siroheme synthase CysG, giving the protein MKYFPFFFDMNGRRTLIVGGGEVAARKSELLIQAGAQPFVVAPTIIPKLTEAVHAAGGSTCQRQYVATDMKDCSIVISATDDEALNQQVFSDARAQRIPVNVVDNPALCDFIFPAIIDRSPLTVAVSSSGASPVLARRIRARIEEMLPANIGRLAIFCRRFRDTVKVALPATRRRLFWEKFLDGTAAEAILTGNETDGEKQLQKELEHFSRRHVSKGTVYLIGAGPGDPDLLTFRAHRLLQQADVVIYDRLVSPAILDLARRDAKKIFVGKQRNYCTSTQEEINTLLNHYAQHGQCVARLKGGDPFIFGRGGEELLALHAAGIEVEVVAGITAASGCAAAAGIPLTHRQCAHGVRFATAYQRGMDDSAHWQRLAEDKNCTLVFYMSGTNLASIAKKLIHSGRSPNTPVAVICAGSTPAQRIITGKLDNINQRTHALLTSPTLIIIGDVVALHQASENNSHLPSSFAYRNNHAIFKTFANG
- a CDS encoding DUF2723 domain-containing protein, with protein sequence MPRFSLIVIGFALLALYVFTAAPSIGFEDSVFLTLSCLNADIAHAPGYPLYALACYPFANIPGIDPAIGAMLFSALCAAMACVVLALIIYQLSGCIIVAWGGAVLYGVSATFWSQGNIQEVYALNALLFLTAFYLALRLRDVPQSPKLMVALFFVCALGLSNHWPLFVLAGVALPLVLWSVRKSAWRVLCHPQTLAATVTAIALGLLPYAYLVWRAHHPVAYLGVPFAPNDWESFWQIVSRQVHFASDKHGGAGVADKIAFLQFVGHRVLWGEIGVLGGILAVIGFLRQWRLLSLSLATALTVMFLTGTVILIWRLDVLYDALQEQIFSVYPLLPYAVVCVWSALAFAGRRYYQFAPVICAVLALGLNFSANDRRQHTLAEDGIRAFFDVLPAGGWIPYPSQFKFAKYLQITENIRPDVAVLPAPNPYVFEVYYAGPRLYAPNTLAYENEVRAVNVYARHNALCYNVFVLFDASWQSDEHLLFSCLSEKRRVVNHPAVVVWLRRLINSDYPLNDQRAREFTGKAIEDATRTMLQLRARLQLPEQWRELLSETRQTPHGLLAEVEFLRDKTDLLISRRRVDEMATLAASGMLSRRNQARLLSALGDLYAAVSPRNEDLLSTAIKHHAAAAALLPDAQSAVVQRALSFYREEKLFAEEQQLIARYGTALFEHVQN
- the aceA gene encoding isocitrate lyase, which gives rise to MQQAVEKLQQEWRENPRWQNIERPYSAEDVLRLRGSVMVEHTLARLGAEKLWQRVNEGGDSYVNSLGALTGNQAMQQARAGLRAVYLSGWQVAADANNAGQMYPDQSLYPADSVPSVVRRINNCLLRADQIDVSEGNADKTDWLLPIVADAEAGFGGVLNAYELMSAMIDAGASGVHFEDQLASAKKCGHMGGKVLVPTQEAVSKLIAARLAADVAGVPTLLFARTDAEAAQLITADCDPADEPFINREKARSSEGFYQLRNGLDAAIARALSYAPYADLLWCETATPNLADAQRFADAVHDKFPRKLLAYNCSPSFNWRKNLNDTDIARFQRELGKMGYKFQFITLAGFHALNYGMFDLADNYRANGMTAFVALQEKEFAAQARGFTAVKHQREVGAGYFDTVTQIVAGGRSSLTAMSGSTESAQFEEKSAK
- a CDS encoding fatty acid desaturase → MFDYFNGLTDFSWGILVLIVLGMTHITIASVTIFLHRCQAHRSLTLHPIVAHFFRFWLWLTTGTITRQWTAIHRKHHAKVETEDDPHSPQVLGIWSVLFGGVLCYVREKNNADTITRYGYGTPDDWIEHNVYSHFPKTGVISMLAFNLLMFGLPAGLIMWGIQMIWIPFWAAGVINGIGHYWGYRNFQPQDESRNIVPLGVFIGGEELHNNHHAFPTSAKLSNRWYEFDVGWLYIRLLEKMGLARVKRVAPKLLSSDSRATCDLDTLQAVIANRLEVVMRFSHIMKKTCHHELAVLRNKVASKNLPSSKALNDWLHGMESRLTQVDKKAIATLLEKSAVMQKVASMRKELTMLWEDRSLTAEQMMTSLREWCANAEKSGIAALQTFARELHGYRINQA